A window of the Verminephrobacter eiseniae EF01-2 genome harbors these coding sequences:
- a CDS encoding class I SAM-dependent methyltransferase, with amino-acid sequence MHATDAPSDWVCRWAGLIAPGSTVLDVACGTGRHLRWLRSRGHCVVGLDRSAQALAACADLGEMICADIEAGPWPFAERQSEQPGGAFPGRRFDAVVVTNYLWRPLLPVIVASVAPGGLLIYETFAQGQETVGRPTRAEFLLRPGELLGACAALRVLGYEDGFVPQPARFVQRIAALREHPQSGRPARYPLR; translated from the coding sequence ATGCACGCAACCGATGCCCCCTCCGACTGGGTTTGCCGCTGGGCCGGGCTGATCGCGCCCGGCAGCACGGTGCTGGATGTGGCCTGCGGCACGGGACGCCATTTGCGCTGGCTGCGCAGCCGGGGCCATTGCGTCGTCGGGCTGGACCGCTCGGCCCAGGCGCTGGCGGCCTGCGCCGATCTGGGCGAGATGATCTGTGCCGACATCGAGGCCGGCCCCTGGCCCTTTGCCGAAAGGCAATCCGAGCAGCCAGGCGGTGCTTTCCCCGGGCGGCGATTCGATGCGGTGGTGGTCACCAACTATCTGTGGCGCCCCTTGTTGCCGGTCATCGTGGCCAGCGTCGCGCCCGGCGGACTGCTGATCTACGAAACCTTTGCGCAAGGCCAGGAAACCGTGGGCCGGCCCACCCGGGCGGAATTTCTGCTGCGCCCCGGCGAACTGCTCGGCGCCTGCGCCGCTTTGCGCGTGCTGGGCTACGAGGACGGTTTCGTGCCGCAGCCTGCGCGCTTCGTGCAACGCATTGCAGCGCTGCGGGAGCACCCGCAGTCCGGGCGCCCCGCGCGGTATCCCTTGCGTTGA
- a CDS encoding DNA topoisomerase IV subunit B, whose product MSAKPSRLPTSGVYSEGSIRVLKGLEPVRQRPGMYTRTDNPLHITQEVLDNAADEALAGYGKKIKVTLHIDGSVSVEDDGRGIPFGMHPEEKAPVIELVFTRLHAGGKFDKGQGGAYSFSGGLHGVGVSVTNALTTRLEATSHREGQLARLVFSGGAVIEPLRTRPLASGERRQGTTVRLWPDAQYFESCALPMGPLCQLLRSKAVLMPGLCVSLLNEKTRDTQTWQYQGGLRDYLAQNLSADPVIPLFEGAAFADGSHESFAEGEGAAWCLAFTEDGPPIRESYVNLIPTSAGGTHESGLRDGLFNAVKSFIELHSLLPKGVKLLPEDMFARASYVLSAKVLDPQFQGQIKERLNSRDAVRLVSGFVRPALELWLNQHVEYGKKLAELAIKAAQTRQKAGQKVEKRKGSGVAVLPGKLTDCESRDTAHNEVFLVEGDSAGGSAKMGRDKESQAILPLRGKVLNTWEVERDRLFANNEIHDISVAIGVDPHGPDDRPDLTGLRYGKVCILSDADVDGAHIQVLLLTLFFRHFPQLIATGHIYVARPPLFRVDVPARGKKPAAKMYALDAGELAAILDKCAKEGLAREKCQISRFKGLGEMNAEQLWETTLNPDTRRLLPVQLGALDFSATEGLITKLMGKGEAAARRELMELHGDAVEIDI is encoded by the coding sequence ATGTCTGCCAAACCCTCCCGCCTGCCCACGAGCGGCGTCTACTCCGAAGGCTCGATCCGCGTCCTCAAGGGCCTGGAGCCTGTCCGGCAGCGCCCGGGCATGTACACCCGCACCGACAACCCGCTGCATATCACCCAGGAGGTGCTGGACAACGCGGCCGACGAGGCACTGGCCGGCTACGGCAAAAAGATCAAGGTCACGCTGCACATCGATGGCTCGGTGAGCGTCGAGGACGACGGGCGCGGCATTCCGTTTGGCATGCACCCCGAAGAAAAGGCGCCGGTGATCGAGTTGGTCTTCACCCGGCTGCACGCGGGAGGCAAATTCGACAAGGGCCAGGGCGGCGCCTACAGCTTCTCGGGCGGCCTGCATGGCGTGGGGGTGAGCGTGACCAATGCGCTGACCACGCGCCTGGAAGCCACCAGCCACCGCGAGGGCCAGCTCGCGCGCCTGGTGTTCTCGGGGGGCGCAGTCATCGAGCCCCTGCGCACCCGGCCGCTGGCATCCGGCGAGCGCCGGCAGGGCACCACGGTGCGCCTGTGGCCCGATGCCCAATACTTTGAATCCTGCGCCCTGCCCATGGGCCCGCTGTGCCAGCTACTGCGCAGCAAGGCGGTGCTGATGCCGGGCCTGTGCGTCTCGCTGCTCAACGAGAAAACGCGCGACACGCAAACCTGGCAGTACCAGGGCGGCCTGCGCGACTACCTGGCGCAGAACCTGAGCGCCGACCCGGTGATCCCGCTGTTCGAGGGCGCCGCTTTTGCCGACGGCAGCCATGAGAGCTTTGCCGAAGGCGAGGGCGCCGCCTGGTGCCTGGCCTTTACCGAAGACGGCCCGCCGATACGCGAGAGCTACGTCAACCTGATTCCCACCAGCGCCGGCGGCACGCACGAAAGCGGCCTGCGCGATGGCCTGTTCAACGCCGTCAAGAGCTTCATCGAGTTGCACAGCCTGCTGCCCAAGGGCGTGAAATTGCTGCCCGAAGACATGTTTGCGCGTGCCAGCTACGTGCTGTCGGCCAAAGTGCTGGACCCGCAGTTCCAGGGCCAGATCAAGGAGCGCCTGAACTCGCGCGACGCCGTGCGCCTGGTCTCGGGCTTCGTGCGCCCGGCGCTGGAGCTTTGGCTGAACCAGCATGTCGAGTACGGCAAGAAACTGGCCGAACTGGCCATCAAGGCCGCGCAGACGCGCCAGAAGGCCGGCCAGAAGGTGGAAAAACGCAAAGGCTCGGGCGTGGCCGTGCTGCCGGGCAAGCTCACCGACTGCGAGAGCCGCGACACGGCGCACAACGAGGTCTTCCTGGTCGAGGGCGACTCGGCCGGGGGCAGCGCCAAAATGGGCCGCGACAAGGAAAGCCAGGCCATCTTGCCGCTGCGCGGCAAGGTGCTCAACACCTGGGAGGTGGAGCGCGACCGGCTGTTTGCGAACAACGAAATCCACGACATCTCGGTGGCCATCGGCGTCGATCCGCATGGCCCGGATGACAGGCCCGACCTGACCGGCCTGCGCTATGGCAAGGTCTGCATCCTGAGCGATGCGGATGTCGACGGCGCGCACATACAGGTGCTGCTGCTGACCCTGTTCTTTCGCCACTTCCCGCAGTTGATCGCGACCGGCCACATCTATGTGGCCCGGCCCCCGCTGTTTCGCGTCGATGTGCCCGCGCGCGGCAAAAAGCCTGCGGCCAAGATGTACGCGCTCGACGCGGGCGAGTTGGCCGCCATCCTCGACAAATGCGCCAAAGAAGGCTTGGCGCGCGAGAAATGCCAGATCAGCCGCTTCAAGGGCCTGGGCGAGATGAATGCCGAGCAACTGTGGGAGACCACCTTGAACCCCGACACCCGGCGCCTGTTGCCGGTGCAACTGGGCGCGCTGGATTTTTCCGCCACCGAAGGGCTGATCACCAAACTCATGGGCAAAGGCGAGGCCGCCGCCCGGCGCGAGCTGATGGAACTGCACGGCGACGCGGTGGAGATCGACATCTGA
- a CDS encoding P1 family peptidase has translation MKPCFDAGRAGSITRVPGIEAGHFTETRRPTGCTVVIASEGAVAGVDVRGAAPGTRETDLLAPTHLVDKVHAIMLAGGSAWGLDAATGVMNWLEEQGMGLDVGVGRLPLVPAAVLFDLQVGDMRIRPGAAAGHAACADASSEDLPEGNVGAGTGATIGKVFGMQYAMKGGIGSASITIDGVTVGALIACNALGDVIDPDTARVIAGARSADGLRLRETRRALLHGDPPQPLLAGSNTTIGVVATDAILTKAQAHRLAVAAHDGLARSINPVHTMSDGDTLFALGTGRTDRRPGMLLLATLAAEVTAIATARAARAAHSITTAQGLYLPGAADWG, from the coding sequence ATGAAACCCTGTTTCGATGCCGGCCGCGCCGGCAGCATCACCCGCGTGCCCGGCATCGAGGCGGGCCACTTCACCGAAACCCGCCGCCCGACCGGCTGCACCGTGGTCATCGCCAGCGAGGGCGCGGTGGCGGGCGTGGATGTGCGCGGCGCAGCCCCCGGCACACGCGAGACGGACCTGCTCGCCCCCACCCACCTGGTGGACAAGGTGCACGCCATCATGCTGGCCGGCGGCAGCGCCTGGGGGCTGGATGCCGCCACCGGCGTCATGAACTGGCTGGAAGAGCAGGGCATGGGCCTGGATGTCGGCGTAGGCCGCCTGCCCCTCGTGCCTGCGGCCGTGCTGTTCGACCTGCAAGTGGGCGACATGCGCATACGCCCCGGCGCCGCCGCAGGCCATGCCGCCTGCGCAGACGCATCCTCGGAGGACCTGCCGGAAGGCAATGTGGGCGCCGGCACCGGCGCCACCATCGGCAAGGTCTTTGGCATGCAGTACGCGATGAAGGGCGGCATAGGCAGCGCATCGATCACGATCGATGGCGTGACCGTGGGCGCGCTGATTGCCTGCAACGCGCTGGGCGACGTGATCGACCCCGACACCGCCCGGGTGATTGCCGGCGCCCGCAGCGCCGACGGCCTGCGCCTGCGCGAAACCCGCCGCGCGCTACTGCACGGCGACCCGCCCCAACCCCTGCTGGCAGGCAGCAACACCACCATCGGCGTGGTGGCCACCGACGCCATCCTCACCAAGGCGCAGGCCCACCGCCTGGCCGTGGCCGCGCATGACGGCCTGGCCCGCAGCATCAACCCCGTGCACACCATGTCCGACGGCGACACCCTCTTTGCGCTGGGCACCGGCCGCACAGACCGGCGTCCGGGCATGTTGCTGCTGGCCACGCTGGCCGCCGAGGTCACGGCGATTGCAACGGCACGCGCCGCACGGGCAGCCCACTCCATCACGACGGCGCAAGGCCTGTATTTGCCCGGGGCGGCTGATTGGGGTTGA
- a CDS encoding cation transporter — MSAQCHHHQHRPDHHGASADPRYRRILWVALIVNAAMFALELGAGLRSGSAALLGDAIDFLGDAANYGLSLWVLAMALAWRARAALVKGLSMLGFGVFVIGRVAWGAWQGIPPEPWTMGSVGLLALAANLGVAALLYAWRDGDANMRGVWLCTRNDALGNLAVMGAALGVLGTGTIWPDLAVAAIMAGLAISGGRNVIRLATQELAELANGTTVARPGP, encoded by the coding sequence ATGTCGGCCCAATGCCATCACCACCAACATCGCCCCGATCACCACGGCGCCAGCGCCGACCCGCGTTACCGGCGCATCCTGTGGGTTGCGCTCATCGTCAATGCCGCCATGTTCGCGCTGGAGTTGGGCGCGGGCCTGCGCTCGGGCTCGGCAGCGTTGCTCGGTGACGCCATCGACTTTCTGGGCGACGCCGCCAACTACGGCCTGTCGCTGTGGGTGCTGGCCATGGCCCTGGCCTGGCGCGCCCGCGCGGCCCTGGTCAAGGGGCTGAGCATGCTGGGGTTTGGCGTTTTCGTGATCGGGCGCGTGGCCTGGGGCGCGTGGCAGGGCATCCCGCCCGAGCCTTGGACCATGGGCAGCGTCGGCCTGCTTGCGCTGGCCGCCAACCTGGGCGTGGCTGCGCTGCTGTATGCCTGGCGCGACGGCGACGCCAACATGCGCGGCGTCTGGCTGTGCACGCGCAACGACGCATTGGGCAACCTGGCCGTGATGGGCGCCGCCCTGGGCGTGCTCGGCACCGGCACCATCTGGCCCGACCTGGCGGTGGCCGCCATCATGGCCGGATTGGCCATCAGCGGCGGCCGGAATGTGATCCGCCTTGCAACGCAAGAACTGGCCGAACTGGCCAATGGCACCACCGTGGCGCGACCGGGGCCGTGA
- the alaS gene encoding alanine--tRNA ligase: MPSISVADIRKSFLDFFVAKGHTIVASSPLVPGNDPTLMFTNSGMVQFKDVFLGTDKRPYSRAVSVQACLRAGGKHNDLENVGYTARHHTFFEMLGNWSFGDYFKRESLQWAWELLTEVYRLPAERLLATVYQDDDEAYDIWTREIGLPPERVIRIGDNKGGRYKSDNFWMMADTGPCGPCSEIFYDHGPGIPGGPPGSPDEDGDRFIEIWNNVFMQFNMAADGSVTPLPAPCVDTGMGLERLAAVLQQVHSNYEIDLFEQLIAAASRETGEKDLGHKSLRVIADHIRASAFLVSDGVLPGSEGRGYVQRRIMRRAIRHGYQLGQRAPFLHRLVADLVRLMGAAYPSLRAQQQRIADILKAEEERFFETLAHGMEILDAALDGGAKLLPGDVAFKLHDTYGFPLDLSADMCRERGVAVDEAGFHLAMERQKTQARAAGKFKMERALEYTGGASRFTGYEDLAGTAKITAIYAAGTSVAALKTGQHGVLVLDRTPFYAESGGQVGDQGLISSGSARFAVDDTLKIKADVHGHHGRLEDGTLNVGDTVQARVNTALRAATMRNHSATHLMHQALRAVLGSHVQQKGSLVNAERTRFDFAHNAAVSSAELREIERRVNEEILANQPTQARVMDIEAARSSGAMMLFDEKYGAAVRVLDIGSSRELCAGTHVQRTGDIGLFKVVAEGGVAAGVRRIEAVTGSHALAWLQQLEDTVNQAADTLRAPVAELNGRISQALDNARALEKEVAALKSRLAASQGQELLARAVQIKGLAVLAATLPGADAKTLRATMDQLKDQLKTAAIVLAAVDGDKVQLAAGVTADSVGRIQAGDLVNFVARQVGGKGGGKPDMAMAGGTDAAGLPAALASVAGWVSGRL, encoded by the coding sequence ATGCCCTCGATTTCGGTTGCAGACATCCGCAAGAGCTTTCTCGACTTCTTCGTCGCCAAGGGCCACACCATCGTGGCCTCCAGCCCGCTGGTGCCTGGCAACGATCCGACGCTGATGTTCACCAACTCGGGCATGGTGCAGTTCAAGGATGTGTTCCTGGGCACCGACAAACGCCCCTATAGCCGGGCGGTGTCGGTGCAAGCCTGCCTGCGCGCCGGCGGCAAGCACAACGACCTGGAAAACGTGGGCTATACCGCGCGCCACCACACCTTTTTTGAAATGCTGGGCAACTGGAGCTTTGGCGACTACTTCAAGCGCGAGTCGCTCCAGTGGGCCTGGGAACTGCTCACCGAGGTCTACCGGCTGCCGGCCGAGCGCCTGCTGGCCACGGTGTACCAAGACGACGACGAGGCCTACGACATCTGGACCCGGGAGATCGGCCTGCCGCCCGAGCGCGTGATCCGCATTGGCGACAACAAGGGCGGGCGCTACAAGTCGGACAACTTCTGGATGATGGCCGACACCGGCCCCTGCGGCCCCTGCTCGGAAATCTTCTACGACCATGGCCCCGGGATCCCGGGCGGCCCGCCGGGCAGCCCGGATGAAGATGGCGACCGCTTCATCGAGATCTGGAACAACGTGTTCATGCAGTTCAACATGGCCGCAGACGGCTCGGTCACGCCGCTGCCCGCGCCCTGCGTGGACACCGGCATGGGCCTGGAGCGCTTGGCCGCCGTCTTGCAGCAGGTGCACAGCAATTACGAGATCGACCTGTTCGAGCAGTTGATCGCGGCCGCCTCGCGCGAGACGGGCGAGAAGGACCTGGGCCACAAAAGCCTGCGCGTGATCGCCGACCATATCCGCGCCAGCGCTTTTTTGGTCAGCGACGGCGTGCTCCCCGGCAGCGAGGGCCGCGGCTATGTGCAGCGCCGCATCATGCGCCGCGCCATTCGCCATGGCTACCAGTTGGGCCAGAGGGCGCCTTTTTTGCATCGGCTCGTGGCCGACCTGGTGCGCCTGATGGGCGCTGCCTATCCGTCGCTGCGCGCGCAGCAGCAGCGCATCGCCGACATCCTCAAGGCCGAGGAGGAGCGCTTTTTCGAAACCCTGGCCCATGGCATGGAGATACTGGACGCAGCGCTGGACGGTGGCGCCAAGCTGCTGCCGGGCGATGTGGCCTTCAAGCTGCACGACACCTACGGCTTCCCGCTCGACCTGTCGGCCGACATGTGCCGCGAGCGCGGTGTGGCGGTCGATGAGGCGGGCTTTCATCTGGCGATGGAAAGGCAAAAGACCCAGGCCCGTGCCGCCGGCAAGTTCAAGATGGAGCGGGCGCTGGAATACACCGGCGGCGCCAGCCGCTTCACCGGCTACGAGGATTTGGCCGGGACGGCAAAAATAACGGCCATCTATGCCGCCGGCACCAGCGTCGCGGCGCTGAAGACGGGCCAGCATGGCGTGCTGGTGCTCGACCGCACCCCGTTTTACGCCGAAAGCGGCGGCCAGGTGGGCGACCAGGGCCTGATCAGCAGCGGCTCGGCGCGCTTTGCCGTGGACGACACGCTCAAGATCAAGGCCGATGTGCATGGCCACCATGGCCGGCTCGAAGACGGCACGCTGAATGTGGGCGACACCGTGCAGGCCCGGGTGAATACGGCGCTGCGCGCCGCCACCATGCGCAACCACTCGGCGACGCACCTCATGCACCAGGCGCTGCGCGCCGTGCTCGGCAGCCATGTGCAGCAAAAGGGCAGCCTGGTGAACGCCGAGCGCACCCGGTTCGACTTCGCGCACAACGCCGCCGTGAGCAGCGCCGAACTGCGCGAGATCGAGCGCCGCGTGAACGAAGAAATCCTGGCCAACCAGCCCACGCAGGCGCGTGTGATGGACATCGAAGCGGCGCGCAGCAGCGGCGCCATGATGCTGTTCGACGAGAAGTACGGCGCCGCCGTGCGCGTGCTCGACATCGGCAGCAGCCGCGAACTGTGCGCCGGCACGCATGTGCAGCGCACCGGCGACATAGGGCTGTTCAAGGTGGTGGCCGAAGGCGGCGTGGCCGCTGGCGTGCGCCGCATCGAGGCCGTGACCGGCAGCCATGCGCTGGCCTGGTTGCAGCAGCTCGAAGACACCGTGAACCAGGCCGCCGACACCCTCCGGGCGCCGGTGGCCGAACTCAATGGCCGTATCAGCCAGGCGCTGGACAACGCGCGCGCGCTGGAAAAGGAAGTGGCCGCCCTCAAGAGCCGGCTCGCTGCCAGCCAGGGCCAGGAACTGCTGGCCCGGGCCGTGCAGATCAAGGGCCTGGCGGTGCTGGCCGCGACCCTGCCCGGCGCCGACGCCAAGACCCTGCGCGCGACCATGGACCAGCTCAAGGACCAGCTCAAAACCGCCGCCATCGTGCTCGCGGCCGTGGACGGCGACAAGGTGCAGTTGGCCGCAGGCGTCACGGCCGACAGCGTGGGCCGGATACAGGCCGGCGATTTGGTGAACTTCGTCGCCCGGCAGGTGGGCGGAAAGGGCGGCGGCAAGCCCGACATGGCAATGGCCGGCGGCACGGACGCGGCCGGGCTGCCGGCGGCATTGGCCTCGGTGGCGGGCTGGGTGAGCGGGCGGCTCTGA
- a CDS encoding MFS transporter, with amino-acid sequence MPTHPPKLSMLQVLICGASVVTLSMGIRHGFGLWLLPITQEMGWTRQSFALAIAIQNLSWGIVGIFVGMIADRFGAFRVLIGGALLYGLGLVGMALAPTPTWFALSAGILIGAAQAGTTYAVIYGVLGRQLAPERRSWAMGVAAAAGSFGQFLMVPVEGWLIAGLGWQQALLALALMVLLIVPLAFGLREPGFGGATPVKRDQTIVQALGEALRYPSFTLLMMGYFVCGFQVVFIGVHMPSYLKDHGLSPQVASYSLALIGLFNVFGTYIAGVLGQHLPKRYLLAFIYSARAVSITIFLLVPLSPASVYIFSSVMGALWLSTIPLTNATIAQIFGIQHLSMLGGFVFFGHQIGSFIGVWLGGYLYDVTGSYDIVWFISIGLGLFAALVNLPIKERPIARNVALSA; translated from the coding sequence ATGCCTACCCATCCTCCCAAACTGTCCATGCTCCAGGTCTTGATCTGCGGGGCGTCCGTCGTGACCCTGTCGATGGGCATACGCCATGGCTTCGGGCTATGGCTGCTGCCGATCACGCAAGAGATGGGCTGGACCCGCCAGTCGTTTGCGCTGGCGATTGCGATCCAGAACCTCTCCTGGGGGATCGTCGGCATTTTCGTCGGCATGATCGCAGACCGGTTTGGCGCTTTTCGTGTGCTCATCGGTGGCGCACTGCTCTACGGCCTGGGGTTGGTGGGCATGGCGCTGGCGCCCACGCCGACCTGGTTTGCACTGAGCGCCGGGATACTGATTGGCGCGGCGCAGGCCGGCACCACCTACGCCGTGATCTACGGCGTGCTGGGCCGGCAACTGGCCCCTGAGCGCCGCTCCTGGGCCATGGGCGTGGCGGCAGCGGCCGGCTCGTTCGGCCAGTTCCTGATGGTGCCCGTGGAAGGCTGGCTGATCGCCGGCTTGGGCTGGCAGCAGGCGCTGCTGGCGCTGGCGCTGATGGTGCTGCTGATCGTGCCGCTGGCTTTTGGCCTGCGCGAGCCCGGGTTCGGGGGCGCTACCCCGGTCAAACGCGACCAGACCATCGTGCAGGCGCTGGGCGAGGCGCTGCGCTACCCGAGCTTTACACTGCTGATGATGGGCTACTTCGTGTGCGGCTTTCAGGTGGTGTTCATTGGCGTGCACATGCCCAGCTACCTCAAAGACCATGGCCTGTCGCCCCAGGTGGCCAGCTATTCGCTGGCGCTGATCGGACTGTTCAACGTATTTGGCACCTACATCGCCGGCGTGCTGGGCCAGCACCTGCCCAAGCGCTATCTGCTGGCCTTCATCTACTCGGCGCGGGCCGTGTCGATCACCATCTTCTTGCTGGTGCCGCTGTCGCCGGCATCGGTGTACATCTTCTCGTCCGTGATGGGCGCGCTGTGGTTGTCGACCATCCCGCTGACCAATGCCACCATCGCCCAGATCTTCGGCATACAGCACCTGTCGATGCTGGGCGGCTTTGTGTTTTTCGGCCACCAGATCGGCAGTTTCATCGGCGTATGGCTCGGCGGCTATCTGTATGACGTCACCGGCAGCTACGACATCGTCTGGTTCATCTCCATCGGCCTGGGCCTGTTTGCGGCGCTGGTGAACCTTCCGATCAAGGAAAGGCCCATAGCGCGCAACGTCGCGCTATCGGCTTGA
- a CDS encoding cupredoxin domain-containing protein, with protein sequence MNKTLVALTLALCAGACRADDKVAHDGHTSAPLAQQQKAWGIAGDTRAVARTITLRMTDDMRFTPRHIEVREGETVRLRARNEGQALHEIVLGTKADLDAHAALMSQHPGMQHDGPSMAHVKAGQQRDIVWTFNRPGQFDFACLVAGHYQSGMTGTITVLPRKQ encoded by the coding sequence ATGAACAAGACCCTTGTCGCCCTCACCCTTGCCCTGTGCGCCGGCGCATGCCGTGCCGATGACAAGGTCGCGCACGACGGCCACACCAGTGCCCCCTTGGCGCAGCAGCAAAAAGCCTGGGGCATCGCGGGCGACACCCGGGCCGTGGCCCGCACCATCACGCTGCGCATGACCGACGACATGCGCTTTACCCCGCGCCATATCGAAGTGCGCGAGGGTGAAACGGTACGCCTGCGCGCCCGCAACGAGGGCCAGGCGCTGCATGAAATCGTGCTCGGCACCAAGGCCGATCTCGACGCGCATGCCGCGCTGATGAGCCAGCACCCCGGCATGCAGCATGACGGGCCGTCAATGGCCCATGTGAAAGCCGGCCAGCAACGCGACATCGTATGGACCTTCAACCGCCCCGGCCAGTTTGACTTTGCCTGCCTGGTGGCGGGCCATTACCAATCCGGCATGACCGGCACCATCACCGTCCTGCCGCGCAAGCAGTGA
- a CDS encoding GGDEF domain-containing protein has protein sequence MKPILQNLVEMTGHRDHLRLELSVLSTLQKLNHVIEVRALELFTDAGVAHMRPRTWVEDGQWAFTDSEAAADPRRETLEHYPYLRECVAHHGDSALATVHKGRYRLWLPMWVHDKVSTCLEITQSRPFSAHKLDVLKGVFQVYQNYQSLLDYSERDALTGLFNRKTFDEQFSRHALHGLVSRPDAAPPVFACNAHVLPGEPVQQWLAVVDIDHFKQVNDRFGHLYGDEVLILIANILRNSFRSHDRVFRFGGEEFVVLLRSTTLGTAHKVFNRFRMAVQEYPFPQVGQVTVSLGFVSTARGAPVEILGQADQALYYAKEHGRNQVCFYDDLVAGGHLATKVANDDVELF, from the coding sequence ATGAAGCCCATTCTTCAGAACCTGGTCGAGATGACCGGCCACCGCGACCATCTGCGGCTGGAGTTGTCGGTGCTGTCGACGCTGCAAAAGCTCAACCACGTCATCGAAGTGCGGGCGCTGGAGCTGTTTACCGACGCCGGCGTTGCCCATATGCGCCCGCGCACCTGGGTGGAGGACGGCCAATGGGCGTTTACCGACTCCGAAGCCGCCGCAGACCCCCGGCGCGAAACCCTGGAGCATTACCCGTACCTGCGCGAATGCGTGGCGCACCATGGCGACAGCGCCCTGGCAACGGTGCACAAGGGCCGCTACCGGTTGTGGCTGCCGATGTGGGTGCACGACAAGGTCAGCACCTGCCTGGAGATCACGCAATCGCGCCCCTTTTCGGCACACAAGCTCGATGTCCTCAAGGGCGTGTTTCAGGTCTATCAGAACTACCAGAGCCTGCTCGACTACAGCGAACGCGACGCGCTCACCGGCCTGTTCAACCGCAAGACCTTCGATGAGCAGTTCTCGCGCCACGCGCTGCATGGCCTGGTCAGCCGCCCGGATGCGGCCCCGCCGGTGTTCGCCTGCAACGCGCATGTGCTGCCCGGCGAACCCGTGCAGCAGTGGCTGGCCGTGGTCGACATCGACCACTTCAAGCAGGTCAACGACCGCTTCGGCCATCTGTACGGCGATGAGGTGCTGATCCTGATTGCCAACATCCTGCGCAACTCGTTCCGCAGCCACGACCGCGTGTTCCGCTTCGGCGGCGAGGAGTTCGTGGTGCTGCTGCGCTCGACCACACTGGGCACGGCCCACAAGGTGTTCAACCGTTTCCGCATGGCGGTGCAGGAGTACCCGTTCCCGCAGGTCGGCCAGGTCACCGTGAGCCTGGGCTTTGTCAGCACGGCCCGGGGGGCGCCAGTGGAAATCCTGGGCCAGGCCGACCAGGCCCTGTACTACGCCAAGGAGCATGGCCGCAACCAGGTCTGCTTCTACGACGACCTGGTGGCCGGCGGCCATCTGGCCACCAAGGTGGCCAATGACGATGTCGAGTTGTTCTGA
- a CDS encoding DUF411 domain-containing protein — MRDTRTAPRRTSRRQWLAAALPLLGAGGLVASGAGMARAASAMDVWKAPDCGCCQHWVQHMQANGFELAVHDSGNNAVRARLGLPQKWGSCHTALIDGYLVEGHVPASDVRTLLRQRPKALGLAVPGMPIGSPGMDGPEYGRRHTPYDVLLIAHDGSARVFNSHPAPGQHHRQP, encoded by the coding sequence ATGCGCGACACCCGCACAGCACCACGCCGGACCAGCCGCCGCCAATGGCTTGCCGCCGCCCTGCCCCTGCTGGGCGCGGGCGGCCTCGTCGCGTCAGGGGCGGGCATGGCACGGGCTGCCAGCGCGATGGACGTATGGAAAGCCCCCGACTGCGGTTGCTGCCAACACTGGGTGCAGCACATGCAGGCCAATGGCTTTGAACTGGCCGTGCACGACAGCGGCAACAACGCCGTGCGCGCCCGCCTTGGCCTGCCGCAAAAATGGGGCTCATGCCACACCGCCCTGATCGACGGCTACCTGGTGGAAGGCCATGTGCCCGCCAGCGACGTGCGCACCCTGCTGCGCCAACGACCCAAGGCCCTGGGTCTGGCCGTGCCGGGCATGCCGATAGGCTCGCCCGGCATGGACGGCCCCGAATACGGCCGCCGCCACACCCCCTACGACGTGCTGCTGATCGCCCACGACGGCAGCGCCCGCGTCTTCAACAGCCACCCCGCCCCGGGGCAGCACCATCGACAGCCATGA